From a single Apium graveolens cultivar Ventura chromosome 2, ASM990537v1, whole genome shotgun sequence genomic region:
- the LOC141691582 gene encoding uncharacterized protein LOC141691582, whose protein sequence is MNSNGADVGIVLITSEGHHLMSAIHFKFYVTNNDAEYEALINGLKIALKVGVVNLIARSDSELVVNQVNGGFQARGPRTKLYMRCVQRLLEKFGNARLEGVPREENSNADALEKMGLQMDILQLGQIPLGIREIPSIPEVGVFQTQEIP, encoded by the coding sequence ATGAATAGTAATGGAGCAGATGTCGGGATTGTTTTGATCACCTCGGAAGGGCATCATTTAATGAGTGCCATCCACTTTAAATTTTACGTCACTAACAACGATGCTGAGTATGAAGCATTAATCAATGGTTTGAAAATAGCTCTGAAAGTGGGGGTTGTGAACTTGATCGCTCGGAGTGACTCAGAGTTAGTGGTAAACCAAGTCAACGGAGGTTTCCAAGCCCGAGGACCTCGAACAAAGTTATATATGAGATGTGTGCAGCGTCTACTGGAAAAGTTTGGAAATGCCAGGCTAGAAGGTGTACCAAGGGAAGAAAATAGCAATGCAGATGCCTTGGAAAAGATGGGGTTACAAATGGACATCCTCCAACTTGGGCAAATTCCTTTGGGGATCCGAGAAATCCCAAGTATTCCAGAAGTAGGGGTTTTCCAGACACAGGAGATCCCATAA
- the LOC141691583 gene encoding uncharacterized protein LOC141691583, with amino-acid sequence MDVYQVPDLARCRLLAATFRESIQQWFQKLGSGVITSRDQMKTLFLTKFQAVVRYATFVTTLANVRQRKNESLTSCFKRFDAESTSVRGASDEALKSFLIVGLRVGSDFWKHLQGKHPATLANIFALAELFKAIEQSLAKVKKNRGLFRKSEALSSWQSKDKKKYCEYHESSGHNTNECRQLKDEIEALIKEGYLGEWVVKEVRRHKDIADRVKEERGQALWGSNNETLEENKFIGDGSIRAIYGGDPWMKCSNGTLARYAREAQFRPLTDIHRVETRPLKVFKGESMDITFREADAWRVHYPHNDILVISIQIRTKNIHRAFVDNESSTNILYYNTFKKTWLPDRDMSGEDSWVYGFSGAGVRVMGSI; translated from the exons ATGGACGTGTATCAAGTCCCAGACTTGGCTCGATGTCGGCTCTTGGCGGCGACTTTTAGGGAGAGCATCCAACAATGGTTTCAAAAGCTCGGATCGGGAGTGATCACTTCCCGGGACCAAATGAAGACCCTGTTCCTGACCAAGTTCCAAGCCGTTGTGAGGTATGCTACCTTTGTTACGACTCTTGCCAATGTTAGACAAAGGAAAAATGAAAGCTTGACGTCCTGCTTTAAAAGATTTGACGCTGAGTCCACCAGTGTAAGAGGGGCTTCGGACGAAGCTTTGAAAAGCTTTTTAATAGTAGGGCTAAGGGTCGGCTCAGATTTCTGGAAGCATTTACAGGGAAAACACCCAGCCACTCTGGCGAATATCTTTGCTTTGGCAGAATTATTTAAAGCCATAGAGCAGTCTCTAGCAAAG GTAAAGAAGAATAGAGGGTTGTTTAGAAAATCTGAGGCTTTGTCATCTTGGCAAAGTAAAGataagaagaaatattgcgaaTACCATGAGTCATCCGGACACAACACAAATGAGTGTCGACAACTAAAGGATGAGATCGAAGCCCTTATCAAGGAAGGATATCTTGGCGAATGGGTGGTTAAGGAAGTAAGGAGGCATAAGGATATCGCCGACAGAGTAAAGGAAGAAAGAGGTCAAGCCCTATGGGGATCGAACAATGAAACTCTGGAAGAAAATAAGTTCATCGGGGATGGCAGCATCCGAGCAATCTACGGAGGAGATCCCTGGATGAAATGCAGTAACGGAACCTTGGCAAGATATGCAAGGGAAGCCCAATTCAGACCTCTAACCGATATTCATAGGGTGGAAACTCGGCCACTCAAAGTATTTAAGGGCGAGTCCATGGACATCACCTTCAGAGAAGCAGATGCCTGGCGGGTACATTACCCCCACAATGACATATTGGTTATTTCCATCCAGATCAGGACCAAGAATATCCATAGAGCCTTCGTAGACAATGAAAGCTCAACAAACATCCTCTACTACAACACATTTAAGAAGACGTGGCTACCTGATCGGGATATGTCGGGAGAAGATTCTTGGGTCTATGGTTTCTCTGGAGCAGGAGTTAGAGTTATGGGATCAATTTGA
- the LOC141707677 gene encoding uncharacterized protein LOC141707677, whose product MAKAGRVRSPSGSASSSRSRSLSASDSRSTSRSRSRSRSRSFTSSSSRSRSLSSRSPSPRKSPVGGAKRGRSPPPQSKNETALPPPPPRKASPIPESLKLCVRQLTRNVNENHLREIFGNFGEVVSVRLEIDHRANLSKGLGYVEFKTRADAEKAQAYMDGAQIDGNYVQAKFTIPARTTLPKVLAATKREADADKDGPKRPREPLSPPRRRSPVPRRRSPRREMDSSPRRRDSPIRRRMNSPYRRGDSPPPRRRPASPFRGRSPSSPPRRPSPSRIRGPVRRRSPPPRRRSPRRARSPPRRSPIPRRRTRSPIRRPVRSRSRSISPRRGRAPPGRRGRSSSSSGSPVPRKVVRKISRSRSPRRRGRSSSNSSSSSSPPPPRKPQP is encoded by the exons ATGGCGAAAGCAGGGAGAGTTCGATCACCCTCGGGTTCAGCCTCATCGTCCCGGTCACGCTCACTCTCTGCCTCTGACTCTCGCTCTACCTCCCGCTCTAGGTCTCGTTCTCGCTCTAGATCCTTCACTTCTTCTTCCAGTCGTTCGCGCAGTCTCAGCTCCCGCAGTCCCTCTCCCCGTAAAAg TCCTGTAGGAGGAGCTAAAAGAGGTCGTTCACCACCACCTCAATCCAAGAACGAAACTGCACTTCCACCACCACCTCCACG GAAAGCTTCTCCTATTCCCGAGTCACTTAAGCTTTGCGTTCGCCAGCTCACTAGGAATGTGAATGAAAATCACTTGAGAGAAATATTTG GTAATTTTGGTGAAGTTGTGAGTGTCAGATTGGAAATAGATCATAGA GCTAACCTTTCAAAAGGACTTGGTTATGTGGAATTCAAGACAAGAGCTGACGCTGAAAAAGCCCAGGCATACATGGATGGG GCTCAAATTGATGGTAATTATGTTCAAGCAAAGTTCACAATACCTGCACGGACCACGCTTCCGAAGGTACTTGCTGCAACAAAGCGAGAGGCTGATGCTGACAAAGATGGACCAAAGAGGCCGAGAGAGC CACTTTCACCTCCCCGGAGGAGATCACCTGTGCCTCGAAGGAGATCACCTAGAAGAGAGATGGATTCATCTCCAAGGCGACGTGATTCTCCCATACGCCGTCGCATGAACTCCCCTTATCGCCGTGGCGATTCACCACCACCCAGGAGAAGACCAGCATCTCCATTTAGAGGTCGTTCACCTTCATCTCCGCCAAGAAG GCCCTCTCCTTCAAGAATTCGCGGTCCTGTTCGAAGACGTTCGCCCCCACCAAGGCGACG TTCCCCCAGACGTGCTCGCAGTCCACCCAGAAGATCTCCAATTCCTCGTAGACGAACCCGTTCACCTATCCGTAGACCTGTGCGCTCACGTTCTAGATCAATCTCCCCACGGAG AGGTCGAGCTCCACCTGGCAGACGGGGAAGGTCATCATCCTCTTCTGGATCACCTGTCCCACGCAAG GTTGTTCGGAAGATATCAAGGAGCCGTAGTCCTAGAAG GAGAGGGAGAAGTAGTAGCAACAGCAGTAGCAGCAGTTCACCACCCCCGCCTCGGAAGCCTCAACCATAG
- the LOC141691587 gene encoding uncharacterized protein LOC141691587, with amino-acid sequence MRVLVDNGASVNILFHDTFTRIGYNDFQLTPSDTPIYEFNHVECKVEGAIQLHVTIGEEPREATQMLNFLVVKAASTYNVIMGRTRIHAFKAVPLTYHIVLKFPTRNGGGPAPSR; translated from the coding sequence ATGAGGGTCCTAGTGGATAATGGAGCTTCCGTGAATATTCTTTTCCACGACACATTCACAAGGATCGGCTATAATGATTTTCAACTAACTCCATCTGACACACCCATTTACGAGTTTAACCACGTGGAATGCAAAGTCGAAGGAGCAATACAACTTCATGTAACTATCGGGGAAGAGCCCAGGGAGGCCACACAGATGTTGAACTTTTTGGTTGTTAAAGCAGCCTCTACTTACAATGTCATCATGGGTAGAACAAGGATTCATGCGTTTAAGGCTGTGCCTTTAACCTACCACATAGTACTGAAGTTCCCAACTAGGAACGGAGGAGGACCTGCCCCTAGCCGATAA
- the LOC141691594 gene encoding uncharacterized protein LOC141691594 — protein sequence MNNEAEYEALLAGMELARSLEAKHLRAFSNSMLVVKHFYGEYEQRDPGMKAYATKVKDVSLSFETFELSQIGRESNRRADALSRLASAETQSLTGSIYLIKAKTPSIKKRDYLEIHQRNNCMAPLRKFLEKGILPLDRREALKIKYRTSSYTIINGRIYHRSVSQPLLRCLNTEEQHQALKTVHEGICGEHLAGRSLAFKILREGFFWPTLKADASEYAKKCVQCQLFATVPRQPLEEMTFVLSPISFAVWAVDIVGVLPTSTKQTRYCIISINYITKWVEARPLSVITEKAAKKFFLE from the coding sequence ATGAACAATGAAGCAGAGTACGAAGCACTCCTCGCTGGGATGGAGTTGGCCCGAAGCCTTGAAGCGAAGCACCTAAGGGCCTTTAGCAATTCTATGCTGGTTGTAAAGCACTTTTATGGAGAATATGAGCAAAGAGACCCCGGGATGAAGGCTTATGCCACCAAGGTAAAAGACGTTTCCCTGTCATTTGAAACTTTTGAGCTAAGTCAAATAGGCAGGGAGAGCAATAGACGGGCAGACGCCCTTTCCAGGCTAGCTTCGGCTGAGACGCAGAGCCTAACTGGTTCTATCTACCTCATCAAAGCCAAGACGCCTTCGATCAAAAAGAGAGATTATCTGGAAATACACCAAAGGAATAATTGCATGGCTCCCCTGAGGAAATTTCTGGAGAAAGGTATTCTACCTCTGGACCGAAGGGAGGCGCTAAAAATAAAGTACAGAACATCGAGCTACACTATCATTAATGGAAGAATATATCATCGATCAGTCAGTCAGCCCCTCCTTAGATGCCTAAACACCGAAGAACAACATCAGGCTCTTAAGACAGTGCACGAAGGAATTTGCGGTGAGCATCTGGCTGGTCGGTCCCTCGCCTTCAAAATCCTTCGCGAGGGATTCTTCTGGCCAACCTTGAAGGCCGATGCCAGCGAGTATGCCAAGAAGTGTGTACAATGCCAGTTGTTCGCCACTGTTCCGAGGCAACCCCTAGAAGAAATGACTTTCGTTCTAAGTCCCATTTCGTTCGCCGTGTGGGCCGTGGACATAGTTGGAGTTCTCCCAACTAGCACGAAGCAAACAAGATACTGCATAATTTCCATCAACTACATAACCAAGTGGGTCGAAGCCCGACCATTGTCGGTGATAACCGAAAAAGCAGCAAAGAAGTTCTTCCTAGAGTAG